In a genomic window of Labilithrix sp.:
- a CDS encoding serine/threonine protein kinase, translating into MTEVDDDLRARAEARVGTVLRGKYTVERVIGIGGMASVYEAMHRNGRRVALKLLHPELSIRTDLRKRFLREAQAANAVKHSGVVAVVDDDVAEDGAAFLVMELLEGQSVEELWEAYGRKLPAKTVLTIASDLCAVLTVAHGAGVIHRDLKPANLFVTTSGELKVLDFGIARVRDAAVSSATSTGSVFGTPAFMAPEQAGGLVNELGPLTDIWAVGATMYTLLSGRSVHEGQSGQHIAILAATRPAPSLAAVLPEAPTEVVELVDRALAFEKANRWLSANDMRTALEEAQTRLKAFEPTEDATVVRGTLSETMLAVAGVKPINQRSGTLASPGNRAALLGGTTGRPVSSAPITECDAAPGTPAWKRVGDAFRRWFQSRTSNAPEPDSDEAPTRRRFSPRWGVVGAIAIVVALAAVGVHTLANPRDEAVQSASLVSPSETRGEPALPPAAPTEPAIARENESPPATTAAPATSLPRPIASATLRIKAPAVKPRVGTTTTATSPRLNCNPPFTIVDGIQVHKAGCP; encoded by the coding sequence ATGACCGAAGTGGACGACGACCTTCGGGCTCGCGCAGAGGCGCGGGTCGGTACAGTCCTTCGCGGCAAGTACACCGTGGAGCGCGTCATCGGCATCGGGGGCATGGCGTCGGTCTACGAGGCGATGCACCGCAACGGTCGACGCGTGGCGTTGAAGCTTCTTCACCCGGAGCTGTCGATCCGCACGGACCTCCGAAAGAGGTTCTTGCGGGAAGCGCAGGCGGCGAATGCGGTAAAGCACTCGGGGGTCGTCGCAGTGGTCGATGACGACGTGGCTGAGGACGGCGCCGCCTTCCTCGTCATGGAGCTACTCGAAGGACAGAGCGTCGAGGAGCTATGGGAAGCATACGGTCGGAAGCTCCCCGCGAAGACGGTTCTCACCATCGCGTCGGATCTTTGCGCAGTGCTCACCGTTGCGCACGGCGCGGGCGTCATTCACCGCGATTTGAAGCCGGCGAACCTGTTCGTGACGACCTCAGGCGAGCTGAAGGTGCTCGACTTCGGAATCGCCCGCGTTCGCGACGCGGCGGTGTCCAGCGCGACATCGACGGGGTCGGTGTTCGGCACGCCGGCCTTCATGGCGCCCGAGCAGGCCGGTGGCCTCGTAAACGAACTGGGGCCCCTGACGGATATCTGGGCTGTGGGCGCAACCATGTACACGCTTCTCAGCGGACGCTCCGTTCACGAAGGACAATCCGGGCAGCACATCGCGATTCTCGCGGCCACTCGTCCTGCGCCTTCGCTCGCGGCGGTGCTGCCTGAAGCGCCGACGGAGGTTGTGGAGCTTGTGGACCGCGCGCTCGCGTTCGAGAAGGCAAACCGATGGCTATCTGCTAACGACATGCGCACCGCGTTGGAGGAAGCGCAGACGCGCTTGAAGGCGTTCGAACCGACCGAGGACGCGACGGTCGTTCGGGGCACCCTCAGCGAGACGATGCTCGCGGTTGCTGGCGTGAAGCCAATCAATCAGCGTTCTGGCACGCTCGCGTCCCCGGGAAATAGGGCAGCCCTTCTTGGCGGCACCACGGGGCGGCCAGTCTCAAGCGCGCCAATTACCGAGTGCGACGCAGCGCCGGGAACGCCGGCGTGGAAACGCGTTGGCGACGCCTTTCGTCGCTGGTTCCAATCGCGCACTAGCAATGCGCCAGAACCCGATTCGGACGAAGCTCCGACGCGACGGCGGTTCTCGCCGAGATGGGGCGTGGTGGGGGCCATTGCGATCGTCGTCGCGCTCGCCGCCGTGGGTGTGCACACGTTGGCGAATCCTCGCGACGAAGCCGTTCAGTCCGCTTCACTTGTTTCACCCAGTGAAACCCGCGGCGAGCCCGCTTTGCCCCCCGCAGCACCGACTGAGCCGGCAATTGCGCGCGAGAACGAATCGCCGCCCGCGACCACGGCCGCACCCGCAACAAGTCTGCCGCGGCCGATCGCTTCTGCAACGTTACGGATCAAAGCTCCCGCAGTGAAGCCACGCGTAGGAACGACGACGACCGCAACGTCGCCACGACTCAACTGCAATCCGCCCTTCACCATCGTTGACGGCATTCAAGTTCACAAAGCTGGGTGTCCATGA
- a CDS encoding helix-turn-helix transcriptional regulator, whose translation MDDQRRRWRRACGDVGHRVRELRQAKGWTQEDLAEKLEIEGREVRRIEAGRNLTIRALVRLADALSTNLPDLFQPPKSRPKRKPGRPPKQPSEGST comes from the coding sequence GTGGACGACCAGCGACGCAGATGGCGACGTGCCTGCGGCGACGTTGGGCATCGCGTCCGCGAGCTGCGCCAGGCGAAGGGCTGGACGCAGGAGGACCTCGCGGAAAAGCTCGAGATCGAAGGGCGTGAAGTCCGGCGAATCGAGGCGGGCCGCAACCTGACGATCCGCGCTCTCGTGCGTCTCGCGGATGCGCTCAGCACGAACCTCCCGGATCTGTTTCAACCTCCGAAGTCGAGACCAAAGCGGAAGCCCGGCCGTCCGCCGAAGCAGCCCAGCGAAGGATCAACGTGA
- a CDS encoding HDIG domain-containing protein, with the protein MRQAASEIHDKEAEAILREIGAPERLIRHGELVDEAAEEVLAAVMTLVAVDGRLVRLGARLHDAGKALQELDQSGRRHEDDGGALLLRHGVDERVARMCRTPCAVARRVRGDDRGVARRTGRLSLEGTTR; encoded by the coding sequence GTGCGGCAAGCGGCATCGGAGATCCATGACAAGGAAGCCGAGGCCATTCTGCGCGAGATCGGCGCTCCCGAGCGCCTGATCCGACACGGCGAGCTCGTCGATGAAGCTGCGGAGGAGGTCCTCGCCGCGGTGATGACACTCGTTGCCGTCGATGGTCGCCTCGTTCGTCTCGGCGCACGGCTCCACGACGCTGGCAAGGCCCTGCAGGAGCTCGATCAATCCGGACGTCGCCACGAAGATGATGGTGGTGCCCTCCTCCTTCGGCACGGCGTCGACGAACGCGTCGCGCGAATGTGCCGGACCCCATGCGCGGTGGCGAGACGAGTCCGAGGTGACGATCGAGGAGTTGCTCGTCGCACTGGCCGACTGTCTCTGGAAGGGACGACGCGATGA